A single region of the Eleginops maclovinus isolate JMC-PN-2008 ecotype Puerto Natales chromosome 4, JC_Emac_rtc_rv5, whole genome shotgun sequence genome encodes:
- the crtc3 gene encoding CREB-regulated transcription coactivator 3 isoform X1 yields MSGSPGTGGSNPRKFSEKIALHNQKQAEETRAFEQLMTDLTVSRVQFQKVQQLRLTQTRAQYYGSLPNVNQIGNTTTEFQGGFPSGLDSVRGTRHHGLVERVHRDRNRINSPHRRPVDKHGRQIESSPYGAVYLSPPLDNNWRREHQPWTEEKRPGFRLISQLNRTNSDSALHTSAMNPNPQDPFGMNQQMGRGPSQRNGWNAASVNEAEVDSSGNIFSFPTLSNEENLIGVSKPLPKQLWEAKKVQSLASRPKSCEVPGINIFPSPEQNPGLSQYQGLLNTGGSLPDLSNLHFASPLSTPLDPEDNGGYPNLSGGSSTGNLPAAMMHLGIGNSQGLSSSLSNPSIQASLNNCQLQSSLSNPSINSSLRMSSNSPRRRTAPISPLTLSPGTEQRRGLAKQLSPTMSPSLSPITQGVPLDTSNMPREPPPPYPLYQQSQHAVDQGRQCHQQQQQQQQQQQQQQQQQQQQQQQQQQQQQQQHQQQQHQQHQQQQQQHQQQQHQQQQHQQQPLSSLQNIPLDFNTSQLNNMSALFNDPFMEQQFNRQTKNNPYQFDQFSLLENAMSSTAGGSCFDPSSSLLYYSQAALSGLGGSHGNLQDPMHMRANMLYSNCSGGLPNIILTDDSSLSKDISSALSTVPECFDSEGCFPLEDELRIEPLSLDGLSMLSDPDMVLPDPSVEDTFRSDRL; encoded by the exons GTGCAGTTTCAGAAGGTCCAGCAGCTTCGCTTGACTCAAACCCGGGCGCAGTACTATGGCTCTCTGCCTAACGTCAATCAGATCGGCAACACCACCACTGAATTCCAG GGGGGCTTTCCATCAGGACTGGACTCCGTCAGAGGGACCCGCCACCACGGGCTGGTAGAGAGGGTCCACAGGGACCGCAACCGCATCAACTCCCCCCATCGCCGACCCGTCGACAAGCACGGACGGCAG ATAGAGAGCTCTCCGTACGGAGCAGTCTACCTGTCCCCACCTCTGGACAACAACTGGAGAAG GGAACACCAGCCATGGACTGAGGAAAAACGGCCTGGGTTTAGATTAATATCACAACTCAACAG AACCAACTCGGATTCGGCTCTCCATACAAGCGCTATGAACCCAAACCCTCAGGACCCCTTTGGCATGAACCAGCAGATGGGTCGAGGTCCCTCCCAGCGCAATG GCTGGAATGCAGCCAGTGTAAATGAGGCGGAGGTGGACAGCTCGGGAAACA TCTTCTCCTTCCCCACGCTGAGTAACGAGGAGAATCTAATAGGGGTCAGTAAGCCCCTTCCCAAGCAGCTGTGGGAGGCTAAGAAG GTCCAGTCTCTGGCATCAAGGCCAAAATCATGTGAAGTGCCTGGAATAAA CATATTCCCGTCCCCGGAGCAGAACCCGGGTTTATCCCAATACCAGGGTTTGTTAAACACCGGCGGCTCCCTTCCCGACCTCAGCAACCTCCACTTCGCCTCCCCCCTCTCCACCCCTCTGGACCCGGAGGACAATGGAGGGTACCCCAACCTCAGCGGGGGTAGCAGCACCGGAAACCTGCCGGCAGCCATGATGCACCTCGGCATCGGCAACTCGCAGG gtctctcctcctctctgagcaATCCCTCGATCCAGGCGTCCCTCAACAACTGCCAGCTGCAGTCGTCGCTGAGCAATCCCTCCATCAATTCGTCCTTGCGCATGTCCAGCAACTCCCCCCGGCGACGGACAGCACCAATCAGCCCTCTGACACTGTCTCCAGGGACCGAGCAGCGCAGGGGTCTTGCCAAGCAGCTGTCTCCCACCATGTCCCCTTCGCTGTCCCCCattacacag GGAGTTCCTCTGGATACCAGCAACATGCCAAGGGAGCCACCCCCACCCTATCCACTTTACCAGCAATCCCAGCATGCAGTGGACCAGGGCCGACAAtgccaccagcagcagcagcagcagcagcaacaacaacaacaacaacaacagcagcaacaacaacaacaacaacaacaacagcagcagcaacaacaacagcatcagcagcagcaacaccaacaacaccaacaacaacaacaacaacaccaacaacaacagcatcagcaacaacagcatcagcagcagcctctttcctctcttcagaACATCCCACTGGACTTCAACACGAGCCAA CTCAACAACATGTCAGCACTCTTCAACGACCCCTTCATGGAGCAGCAGTTCAATCGCCAGACCAAGAACAACCCCtatcag TTCGACCAGTTCTCTCTGTTGGAGAACGCGATGAGCTCCACGGCGGGGGGCTCTTGCTTtgacccctcctcctccctgctctaCTACTCCCAGGCAGCCCTCTCAGGGCTGGGGGGCAGCCACGGCAACCTGCAGGACCCCATGCACATGAGGGCCAACATGCTGTACTCCAACTGCAGCGGAGGCCTGCCCAACATCATCCTCACTG ACGACTCCAGCCTGTCGAAGGACATCAGCAGCGCGCTCTCCACGGTGCCCGAGTGCTTCGACTCGGAGGGCTGCTTCCCGCTGGAGGACGAGCTGCGCATCGAGCCCCTCAGCCTGGACGGACTGAGCATGCTCAGCGACCCCGACATGGTGCTGCCGGACCCCTCCGTGGAGGATACTTTCCGCAGCGACAGACTCTGA
- the crtc3 gene encoding CREB-regulated transcription coactivator 3 isoform X2, translating into MSGSPGTGGSNPRKFSEKIALHNQKQAEETRAFEQLMTDLTVSRVQFQKVQQLRLTQTRAQYYGSLPNVNQIGNTTTEFQGGFPSGLDSVRGTRHHGLVERVHRDRNRINSPHRRPVDKHGRQIESSPYGAVYLSPPLDNNWRRTNSDSALHTSAMNPNPQDPFGMNQQMGRGPSQRNGWNAASVNEAEVDSSGNIFSFPTLSNEENLIGVSKPLPKQLWEAKKVQSLASRPKSCEVPGINIFPSPEQNPGLSQYQGLLNTGGSLPDLSNLHFASPLSTPLDPEDNGGYPNLSGGSSTGNLPAAMMHLGIGNSQGLSSSLSNPSIQASLNNCQLQSSLSNPSINSSLRMSSNSPRRRTAPISPLTLSPGTEQRRGLAKQLSPTMSPSLSPITQGVPLDTSNMPREPPPPYPLYQQSQHAVDQGRQCHQQQQQQQQQQQQQQQQQQQQQQQQQQQQQQQHQQQQHQQHQQQQQQHQQQQHQQQQHQQQPLSSLQNIPLDFNTSQLNNMSALFNDPFMEQQFNRQTKNNPYQFDQFSLLENAMSSTAGGSCFDPSSSLLYYSQAALSGLGGSHGNLQDPMHMRANMLYSNCSGGLPNIILTDDSSLSKDISSALSTVPECFDSEGCFPLEDELRIEPLSLDGLSMLSDPDMVLPDPSVEDTFRSDRL; encoded by the exons GTGCAGTTTCAGAAGGTCCAGCAGCTTCGCTTGACTCAAACCCGGGCGCAGTACTATGGCTCTCTGCCTAACGTCAATCAGATCGGCAACACCACCACTGAATTCCAG GGGGGCTTTCCATCAGGACTGGACTCCGTCAGAGGGACCCGCCACCACGGGCTGGTAGAGAGGGTCCACAGGGACCGCAACCGCATCAACTCCCCCCATCGCCGACCCGTCGACAAGCACGGACGGCAG ATAGAGAGCTCTCCGTACGGAGCAGTCTACCTGTCCCCACCTCTGGACAACAACTGGAGAAG AACCAACTCGGATTCGGCTCTCCATACAAGCGCTATGAACCCAAACCCTCAGGACCCCTTTGGCATGAACCAGCAGATGGGTCGAGGTCCCTCCCAGCGCAATG GCTGGAATGCAGCCAGTGTAAATGAGGCGGAGGTGGACAGCTCGGGAAACA TCTTCTCCTTCCCCACGCTGAGTAACGAGGAGAATCTAATAGGGGTCAGTAAGCCCCTTCCCAAGCAGCTGTGGGAGGCTAAGAAG GTCCAGTCTCTGGCATCAAGGCCAAAATCATGTGAAGTGCCTGGAATAAA CATATTCCCGTCCCCGGAGCAGAACCCGGGTTTATCCCAATACCAGGGTTTGTTAAACACCGGCGGCTCCCTTCCCGACCTCAGCAACCTCCACTTCGCCTCCCCCCTCTCCACCCCTCTGGACCCGGAGGACAATGGAGGGTACCCCAACCTCAGCGGGGGTAGCAGCACCGGAAACCTGCCGGCAGCCATGATGCACCTCGGCATCGGCAACTCGCAGG gtctctcctcctctctgagcaATCCCTCGATCCAGGCGTCCCTCAACAACTGCCAGCTGCAGTCGTCGCTGAGCAATCCCTCCATCAATTCGTCCTTGCGCATGTCCAGCAACTCCCCCCGGCGACGGACAGCACCAATCAGCCCTCTGACACTGTCTCCAGGGACCGAGCAGCGCAGGGGTCTTGCCAAGCAGCTGTCTCCCACCATGTCCCCTTCGCTGTCCCCCattacacag GGAGTTCCTCTGGATACCAGCAACATGCCAAGGGAGCCACCCCCACCCTATCCACTTTACCAGCAATCCCAGCATGCAGTGGACCAGGGCCGACAAtgccaccagcagcagcagcagcagcagcaacaacaacaacaacaacaacagcagcaacaacaacaacaacaacaacaacagcagcagcaacaacaacagcatcagcagcagcaacaccaacaacaccaacaacaacaacaacaacaccaacaacaacagcatcagcaacaacagcatcagcagcagcctctttcctctcttcagaACATCCCACTGGACTTCAACACGAGCCAA CTCAACAACATGTCAGCACTCTTCAACGACCCCTTCATGGAGCAGCAGTTCAATCGCCAGACCAAGAACAACCCCtatcag TTCGACCAGTTCTCTCTGTTGGAGAACGCGATGAGCTCCACGGCGGGGGGCTCTTGCTTtgacccctcctcctccctgctctaCTACTCCCAGGCAGCCCTCTCAGGGCTGGGGGGCAGCCACGGCAACCTGCAGGACCCCATGCACATGAGGGCCAACATGCTGTACTCCAACTGCAGCGGAGGCCTGCCCAACATCATCCTCACTG ACGACTCCAGCCTGTCGAAGGACATCAGCAGCGCGCTCTCCACGGTGCCCGAGTGCTTCGACTCGGAGGGCTGCTTCCCGCTGGAGGACGAGCTGCGCATCGAGCCCCTCAGCCTGGACGGACTGAGCATGCTCAGCGACCCCGACATGGTGCTGCCGGACCCCTCCGTGGAGGATACTTTCCGCAGCGACAGACTCTGA